A portion of the Stella humosa genome contains these proteins:
- a CDS encoding alkylphosphonate utilization protein encodes MADTKDSNGNILKDGDQVTLTKDLKVKGTSVTLKRGTMVRNIRLTDDPAEIECNADKVKGLVLRTEFLKKA; translated from the coding sequence ATGGCGGACACCAAGGACAGCAACGGCAACATCCTGAAGGACGGGGACCAGGTGACCCTGACCAAGGACCTGAAAGTGAAGGGCACCTCGGTCACGCTGAAGCGCGGGACCATGGTTCGCAACATCCGCCTGACCGACGACCCGGCCGAGATCGAGTGCAACGCCGACAAGGTGAAGGGCCTGGTCTTGCGCACGGAATTCCTGAAGAAGGCGTGA
- a CDS encoding GFA family protein → MILTGGCACGAVRFAAEGEAYRAGVCHCMTCRKISGSAFNAFAIYPADAVRIGGETAEFHTSERGRSHFCPRCGSHVFATAADDDEIELHLGSFDEPNRIRPTYEGFIGRREEWLPPFTGFRHYQGNREGTDRTE, encoded by the coding sequence ATGATCCTGACGGGTGGATGTGCCTGCGGCGCGGTGCGCTTCGCGGCAGAGGGAGAGGCCTATCGGGCCGGCGTGTGCCACTGCATGACCTGCCGCAAGATCAGCGGCAGCGCCTTCAACGCCTTTGCCATCTATCCGGCCGATGCCGTGCGGATCGGCGGCGAGACGGCCGAATTCCATACGTCCGAGAGGGGGCGGTCGCATTTCTGCCCGCGCTGCGGCTCGCATGTCTTCGCGACCGCGGCCGACGACGACGAGATCGAGCTGCACCTCGGCAGCTTCGACGAGCCGAACCGCATCCGCCCGACCTACGAAGGCTTCATCGGCCGGCGCGAGGAGTGGCTGCCGCCCTTCACCGGCTTCCGCCACTACCAGGGCAATCGCGAGGGCACCGATCGGACGGAGTGA
- a CDS encoding carboxymuconolactone decarboxylase family protein: MTDEAIQRGIDNLMKTFGRVPDTFQVMLDHAPDAFAGYTAMRGFVMRDRDEGAALDLKTKEFIFVLLDVAGGNLVGAKSHLTQSMKLGLTIPELVEGLVQVMMCNGITAWNLVGRPVLEHGLEVQAGLDKAQAEKPGRARSD; this comes from the coding sequence ATGACCGACGAAGCGATCCAGCGCGGCATCGACAACCTTATGAAGACCTTCGGCCGCGTGCCCGACACGTTCCAGGTGATGCTGGACCATGCCCCCGATGCGTTCGCGGGCTACACCGCGATGCGCGGCTTCGTCATGCGCGACCGCGACGAGGGCGCCGCCCTCGACCTGAAGACGAAGGAGTTCATCTTCGTCCTGCTCGACGTGGCCGGTGGCAACCTCGTCGGCGCCAAGAGCCACCTGACGCAGTCGATGAAGCTGGGCCTGACCATCCCCGAGCTGGTCGAAGGGCTGGTGCAGGTCATGATGTGCAACGGCATCACCGCCTGGAACCTGGTCGGCCGGCCGGTTCTGGAGCACGGGCTGGAGGTCCAGGCCGGCCTGGACAAGGCCCAGGCAGAGAAGCCCGGCCGCGCGCGCAGCGACTGA
- a CDS encoding 23S rRNA (adenine(2030)-N(6))-methyltransferase RlmJ: MNYRHAFHAGNHTEVFKHAALVLLLDHLRQKPKPFFVLDTHAGLGLYDLKSPEAQRTGEAEGGIGRVLARPGRGLASYRAAVEPFTAAGRYPGSPAIAAAMMRDGDRLGACELHPEDVEVLRGHFRRDRRVAVHHRDGYEAMAALLPPAERRGLVFVDPPYESRDEATRLGEALAAAWKKWPTGIYACWYPIKDDTIRLAISGALAAAGVENAIRADFLRYPVDGERLAGGGMIFINPPWRFDEQLERVADEWAELLALPATGRKVVRRLGAHV, encoded by the coding sequence ATGAACTACCGCCACGCCTTCCATGCGGGCAACCACACGGAGGTCTTCAAGCATGCCGCCCTGGTCCTGCTGCTGGACCATCTGCGGCAGAAGCCCAAGCCCTTCTTTGTGCTGGACACCCATGCCGGCCTCGGCCTCTACGACCTGAAGTCGCCCGAGGCCCAGCGCACGGGCGAGGCCGAGGGTGGTATCGGCCGGGTGCTGGCGCGGCCGGGGCGGGGGCTCGCATCCTATCGCGCGGCCGTCGAGCCCTTCACCGCCGCCGGCCGCTATCCGGGCTCGCCCGCGATCGCGGCCGCGATGATGCGCGACGGCGACCGGCTGGGCGCCTGCGAATTGCACCCGGAGGATGTGGAGGTGCTGCGCGGCCACTTCCGCCGCGACCGGCGGGTGGCCGTGCACCACCGCGACGGCTACGAGGCGATGGCGGCTCTGCTGCCGCCGGCCGAGCGGCGGGGCCTGGTCTTCGTCGACCCGCCCTATGAAAGCCGCGACGAGGCGACCCGGCTGGGCGAGGCGCTGGCGGCTGCCTGGAAGAAGTGGCCGACCGGCATCTATGCCTGCTGGTACCCGATCAAGGACGACACCATTCGCCTCGCCATCTCGGGCGCATTGGCCGCCGCGGGGGTGGAGAATGCCATCCGCGCGGACTTCCTGCGCTATCCGGTCGATGGCGAGCGGCTGGCCGGCGGCGGCATGATCTTCATCAACCCGCCCTGGCGCTTCGACGAACAGCTCGAGCGGGTGGCCGACGAGTGGGCGGAGCTGCTGGCCCTGCCGGCGACGGGGCGCAAGGTCGTGCGGCGCCTGGGGGCGCACGTCTAG
- the rfaD gene encoding ADP-glyceromanno-heptose 6-epimerase produces MIIVTGGAGFIGSNLTAALEAAGRSDLVVVDRLGTDDKWRNLAKRELAAIVPPEDLPAWLARHGDTVSMVFHLGAISSTTERDADLIIASNFTLSLFLWDWCTAHGVRFVYASSAATYGGAADGFDDDGSPAALAALRPLNPYGWSKHLFDRRVARLVAEGRPTPPQWAGLKFFNVYGPNEAHKGGMSSVVAQMLPRVVAGEPARLFRSHRPDYADGGQRRDFVHVDDCVAVMLWLHERPDVSGLFNLGTGQARSFLDLATAVFRAAGQPPRIEYVDTPVEIRDRYQYFTQARMDRLRAAGYPGQFVPLEEGVRRYVQDFLLAPDPYR; encoded by the coding sequence ATGATCATCGTGACCGGCGGTGCCGGCTTCATCGGCTCGAACCTGACGGCGGCCCTCGAGGCGGCCGGCCGGTCCGACCTCGTCGTCGTCGACCGGCTCGGCACCGACGACAAATGGCGCAACCTCGCCAAGCGCGAGCTGGCCGCCATCGTGCCGCCCGAGGACCTGCCGGCGTGGCTCGCCCGCCATGGCGACACGGTCTCCATGGTGTTCCACCTGGGCGCCATTTCGTCCACGACCGAGCGCGACGCCGACCTGATCATCGCCAGCAACTTCACGCTGTCGCTCTTCCTGTGGGACTGGTGCACCGCCCACGGCGTGCGCTTTGTCTATGCCTCGTCGGCGGCCACCTATGGCGGGGCGGCAGACGGGTTCGACGATGACGGCAGCCCGGCGGCCCTGGCGGCGCTCCGCCCGTTGAACCCCTATGGCTGGAGCAAGCACCTGTTCGACCGCCGGGTGGCCCGCCTGGTCGCCGAGGGGCGGCCGACGCCGCCGCAATGGGCGGGCCTGAAGTTCTTCAACGTCTATGGCCCGAACGAGGCGCACAAGGGCGGCATGTCGAGCGTGGTCGCCCAGATGCTGCCGCGCGTGGTGGCGGGGGAGCCGGCCCGCCTCTTCCGCTCGCACCGGCCGGACTATGCCGATGGCGGCCAGCGGCGCGACTTCGTTCATGTCGACGATTGCGTGGCGGTGATGCTGTGGCTGCACGAGCGGCCGGACGTCTCGGGCCTCTTCAACCTCGGCACCGGGCAGGCGCGCAGCTTCCTCGACCTGGCGACGGCCGTCTTCCGGGCGGCCGGCCAGCCACCACGAATCGAATATGTCGACACGCCGGTCGAGATCCGCGACCGCTACCAGTACTTCACCCAGGCGCGGATGGACCGGCTGCGCGCCGCCGGCTATCCGGGCCAGTTCGTTCCGCTGGAGGAAGGGGTCCGGCGCTACGTGCAGGACTTCCTGCTGGCGCCCGACCCGTACCGCTAG
- a CDS encoding glycosyltransferase family 9 protein: MRTLVAGPFVGEFGWEVMGWQGIIRAFSRRYDRTVVISRPEQAYLYRDFCDRFIGWSPGSYRTAGYECRDGRPYDGEAHAGFPGCAAFSVSNNREATRRLTGAPQEFIRFGGEVEPVGSFDIIVHARAIPEDGAAGKAARNWPAGHWHALVALLAREFRVAAIGLPGLAMVPEGATDCRHLPLDGQCALMHRARCTVGPSSGPMHLASLCGSPHVVWTEKDDGSSVRINVRRYATDWNPLGTPVSIITRGAWRPDIDTVLAEVRRRASQVRGPPVLVE; this comes from the coding sequence ATGCGCACCCTTGTTGCCGGCCCCTTCGTCGGCGAGTTCGGCTGGGAGGTGATGGGCTGGCAGGGGATCATCCGGGCCTTTTCGCGCCGATACGACCGTACGGTCGTCATCAGCCGGCCGGAGCAGGCGTATCTCTACCGGGATTTCTGCGACCGGTTCATCGGCTGGTCGCCCGGCAGCTATCGTACAGCCGGCTACGAGTGCCGCGACGGCCGGCCCTATGACGGCGAGGCCCATGCCGGGTTTCCGGGATGTGCAGCTTTTTCCGTCTCCAACAACCGGGAGGCGACGCGACGGTTGACGGGCGCGCCGCAGGAATTCATCCGCTTCGGCGGCGAGGTCGAGCCGGTGGGGTCGTTCGATATCATCGTGCATGCGCGTGCGATCCCGGAGGACGGGGCGGCCGGCAAGGCCGCGCGCAACTGGCCAGCCGGGCACTGGCACGCGCTGGTCGCCCTGCTGGCGCGGGAATTTCGTGTGGCTGCGATCGGGCTGCCCGGCTTGGCCATGGTGCCGGAGGGCGCGACCGACTGCCGGCACCTGCCGCTCGACGGGCAATGCGCCCTGATGCACCGCGCCCGCTGCACCGTTGGCCCCTCATCGGGGCCGATGCACCTGGCATCCCTCTGCGGTTCCCCCCATGTCGTCTGGACGGAGAAGGACGACGGCTCCAGCGTGCGGATCAACGTCCGCCGCTATGCGACGGATTGGAACCCGCTGGGCACGCCCGTCTCCATCATCACCCGCGGCGCCTGGCGGCCCGACATCGACACGGTACTGGCCGAAGTCCGGCGGCGCGCGAGCCAGGTTCGCGGGCCACCGGTTCTCGTCGAATAG
- a CDS encoding ribonuclease activity regulator RraA has product MSLDPKIVEALSGVSTATLTTYLLKKGLRNVWMRGTKPLREGQPRLVGRAFTLRFVPAREDLATPESWANPRSTRAAIEAMPEGCITVVDAMGITDAGIFGDILCARMQKRGVAALVTDGVVRDIAGVLGTGLPVWCQGAAAPPSVAGLTFVNWQEPIGCGGVAVFPDDVVVVDQDGAVLIPAAFLDDVIKGALEQEALETWIMGEVEKGAALPGLYPPNAENKARYEASRGRS; this is encoded by the coding sequence ATGTCGCTCGACCCCAAGATCGTGGAGGCGCTGTCGGGCGTCTCCACCGCCACGCTCACCACCTACCTTCTGAAGAAGGGCCTGCGCAACGTGTGGATGCGCGGCACCAAGCCGCTGCGCGAGGGCCAGCCGCGCCTCGTGGGCCGCGCCTTCACGCTGCGCTTCGTGCCCGCGCGCGAGGACCTGGCGACGCCGGAATCCTGGGCCAACCCGCGCTCCACGCGGGCCGCCATCGAGGCGATGCCGGAGGGCTGCATCACCGTCGTCGACGCCATGGGCATCACGGACGCCGGCATCTTCGGCGACATCCTGTGCGCCCGCATGCAGAAGCGCGGCGTGGCCGCCCTGGTGACGGACGGCGTCGTGCGCGACATCGCCGGCGTGCTGGGCACCGGCCTGCCGGTCTGGTGCCAGGGTGCGGCCGCCCCGCCGTCGGTCGCCGGCCTCACCTTCGTGAACTGGCAGGAGCCGATCGGCTGCGGCGGCGTCGCCGTCTTCCCCGATGACGTCGTGGTCGTCGACCAGGACGGCGCGGTGCTGATCCCGGCCGCCTTCCTGGACGACGTGATCAAGGGCGCCCTCGAGCAGGAAGCGCTGGAGACCTGGATCATGGGCGAGGTCGAGAAGGGCGCCGCACTGCCCGGCCTCTACCCGCCCAACGCCGAGAACAAGGCGCGCTACGAGGCCTCGCGCGGCCGGTCCTGA
- the thrC gene encoding threonine synthase, with amino-acid sequence MFLRCIDCAAALPAGMYYSCQACGGILEVVEPIRLPRPLPGAGMWSGDAALGVGDPAAVATLGEGMTPLHRAPGLARAIGADGDIRIKDETVNPTGSFKDRAVAAAVARARELGLPGIVCASSGNAGASAAAYAARAGLPAVIVVPTHTPVEKLTQIAAYGARLVQVDGHYSRAYAVGLDIARRHGLANVTTTYLNPYGVDALKTVGHEIFDQMEGRVPDWVLVPTGAGPLVRGVVQGFRERAPGHLPKLVAVQAEGCAPIVRAFEAGERAVRAWGTPTTFASGISDPLIGYERDGTHTLDLVIATGGLAVAVEDEAIRAAMALLARGEGILAEPTGASSVAALQMLLADGRIARDASVVCLVTGHGFKDLKVWREMPADIRRLEDPADADRLVETILAGGVASSDQDRPREAS; translated from the coding sequence ATGTTCCTGCGCTGCATCGACTGCGCTGCCGCCCTGCCGGCCGGCATGTACTATTCCTGCCAGGCTTGCGGCGGCATCCTGGAGGTGGTGGAGCCGATCCGCCTGCCCCGGCCGCTGCCGGGGGCCGGCATGTGGAGCGGCGACGCCGCACTGGGCGTGGGTGACCCGGCGGCCGTCGCCACGCTGGGCGAGGGCATGACGCCGCTGCACCGCGCGCCGGGCCTGGCCCGGGCGATCGGCGCGGACGGCGACATCCGCATCAAGGACGAGACGGTGAACCCGACTGGCTCCTTCAAGGACCGGGCGGTGGCGGCCGCCGTGGCGCGCGCCCGCGAGCTGGGCCTGCCCGGCATCGTCTGCGCGTCGAGCGGCAATGCCGGCGCGTCGGCCGCCGCCTATGCCGCGCGCGCCGGCCTGCCCGCGGTCATCGTCGTGCCGACCCACACCCCGGTCGAGAAGCTGACCCAGATCGCCGCATACGGCGCCCGCCTGGTGCAGGTCGACGGCCACTACAGCCGGGCCTATGCGGTCGGGCTGGATATCGCCCGGCGGCACGGGCTGGCCAACGTCACCACCACCTACCTCAACCCATACGGCGTCGACGCGCTGAAGACGGTCGGGCACGAGATCTTCGACCAGATGGAGGGCCGGGTGCCGGACTGGGTGCTGGTGCCGACCGGTGCCGGCCCGCTGGTCCGGGGCGTGGTCCAGGGCTTCCGCGAGCGCGCACCCGGCCACCTGCCGAAGCTGGTCGCGGTCCAGGCCGAGGGCTGCGCGCCCATCGTCCGGGCCTTCGAGGCGGGCGAGCGCGCGGTCCGCGCCTGGGGCACGCCCACCACCTTCGCGTCCGGCATCTCCGACCCGCTGATCGGCTACGAGCGCGACGGCACCCACACGCTGGACCTGGTGATCGCCACCGGCGGCCTGGCCGTGGCGGTGGAGGACGAGGCGATCCGCGCCGCCATGGCCCTGCTGGCCCGCGGCGAGGGCATCCTGGCCGAGCCGACCGGGGCCAGTTCGGTCGCCGCCCTGCAGATGCTGCTGGCGGACGGGCGCATCGCGCGCGATGCCAGCGTCGTCTGCCTCGTCACCGGCCACGGCTTCAAGGACCTGAAGGTCTGGCGCGAGATGCCGGCCGACATCCGCCGGCTGGAGGACCCCGCCGACGCCGACCGCCTGGTGGAGACGATCCTGGCCGGCGGGGTTGCCTCGTCCGATCAGGACCGGCCGCGCGAGGCCTCGTAG
- a CDS encoding YbaK/EbsC family protein produces MSLESVRAFLAAHAPDIAIIETAESSATVALAAAAHGVAPAQIAKTLSLRLGDRVVLLVTRGDARLDNRKCKDAFGAKPRMLDAGEVEALTGHPVGGVCPLGLATPLPVYCDISLRAFDEVVPAAGSIRSALRIAPGRLAELVGAEWVDACQEAPAP; encoded by the coding sequence ATGAGCCTCGAATCGGTCCGCGCCTTCCTGGCCGCGCACGCCCCCGACATCGCCATCATCGAGACCGCGGAGAGCAGTGCCACCGTGGCGTTGGCCGCCGCCGCCCATGGCGTGGCGCCGGCGCAGATCGCCAAGACCCTGTCGCTGCGCCTGGGCGATCGCGTGGTGCTGCTGGTGACGCGCGGCGACGCCCGGCTCGACAACCGCAAGTGCAAGGACGCATTCGGCGCCAAGCCCCGCATGCTGGACGCGGGCGAGGTGGAGGCGCTGACGGGCCACCCGGTGGGCGGCGTCTGCCCCCTCGGGCTGGCGACGCCGCTGCCGGTCTATTGCGACATTTCGCTGCGCGCCTTCGACGAGGTGGTGCCGGCGGCGGGCTCCATCCGCAGCGCGCTGCGCATCGCGCCCGGCCGCCTGGCCGAACTGGTGGGGGCGGAGTGGGTGGACGCCTGCCAGGAGGCGCCCGCCCCGTAG
- a CDS encoding NAD-dependent epimerase/dehydratase family protein encodes MAHPNTTLRVLITGAAGRIGQTLRDGLADRYALLRLADIAPQDEAGRGEEVVVCDVADMAAVERAVAGIDVIVHLAAVPDEDAWDKLLPANISGTYNVFEAARRAGVRRVIFASSNHAVGFHRRARPLDEHDVPRPDSRYGVTKVFGEAVGRLYADKHAMQVASLRIGSFQERPRDRRQLMTWISPGDMVRLVGCAIEAPDYHYITLYGVSANTRATWWTHAADLIGYRPEDDAEAWADDLMSEMPAEHPVAVQFHGGPTCVVEFDGEPGRID; translated from the coding sequence ATGGCCCACCCCAACACCACCCTTCGCGTGCTGATCACCGGGGCCGCCGGCCGCATCGGCCAGACCCTGCGCGACGGCCTGGCCGACCGCTATGCCCTGCTGCGCCTGGCCGACATCGCACCCCAGGACGAGGCCGGGCGCGGCGAGGAAGTGGTGGTCTGCGACGTGGCCGACATGGCGGCGGTCGAGCGCGCGGTCGCCGGCATCGACGTCATCGTCCACCTGGCCGCCGTGCCGGACGAGGATGCGTGGGACAAGCTGCTGCCGGCCAACATCTCTGGCACCTACAACGTCTTCGAGGCCGCGCGCCGGGCCGGCGTGCGCCGGGTGATCTTCGCCAGCTCCAACCACGCGGTGGGCTTCCACCGCCGCGCCCGTCCATTGGACGAGCATGACGTGCCGCGGCCCGACAGCCGCTATGGCGTCACCAAGGTCTTCGGCGAGGCGGTGGGCCGCCTCTATGCCGACAAGCACGCGATGCAGGTGGCCAGCCTGCGCATCGGCTCGTTCCAGGAGCGCCCGCGCGACCGCCGGCAGCTTATGACCTGGATCTCGCCCGGCGACATGGTGCGCCTGGTCGGCTGCGCCATCGAGGCGCCCGACTACCACTACATCACCCTCTATGGCGTGTCGGCCAATACGCGCGCCACCTGGTGGACGCACGCGGCCGACCTCATCGGCTACCGCCCGGAGGACGATGCCGAGGCCTGGGCCGACGACCTGATGAGCGAGATGCCGGCCGAGCACCCGGTCGCCGTCCAGTTCCATGGCGGGCCGACCTGCGTCGTGGAATTCGACGGGGAACCCGGCCGCATCGACTGA
- a CDS encoding alkene reductase, whose amino-acid sequence MPTLLDPIAIGDFQLPNRVVMAPLTRNRSSGAGRVPNPLMRDYYVQRASAGLILTEATSVSPQGVGYPHTPGIWSDEQVAGWRHVTDGVHAAGGRILLQLWHVGRISDPSYHAGAAPVAPSAIAPKGHVSLLRPERPYSVPRALAAEELPGIVADFRKGAQNALAAGFDGVEIHGANGYLLDQFLQDGSNRRTDGYGGSIENRARLMLEVTDAVTAVWGAGRVGMHLAPRGDSHDMGDSDLAATFGHVARELGRRKLAFLCARESVKDPRLGPALKAAFGGAYIVNEGFTQESGEAALAAGEADAVAYGKLFIANPDLPHRFALRAPLNAWNAATFYSAGAEGYTDYPRLAEAAE is encoded by the coding sequence ATGCCGACGCTCCTCGATCCCATCGCCATTGGCGATTTCCAGCTTCCCAATCGCGTCGTCATGGCGCCCTTGACCCGCAACCGCTCGAGCGGCGCGGGCCGCGTGCCGAACCCCCTGATGCGCGACTACTACGTCCAGCGCGCCTCGGCCGGCCTCATCCTGACGGAGGCGACTTCGGTCAGCCCCCAGGGCGTGGGCTATCCCCATACCCCCGGCATCTGGTCCGACGAGCAGGTGGCGGGCTGGCGCCACGTGACCGACGGCGTGCACGCGGCCGGCGGGCGCATCCTGCTGCAGCTCTGGCATGTCGGCCGCATCTCCGACCCCTCCTATCACGCCGGGGCAGCACCAGTGGCGCCGAGCGCCATCGCCCCCAAGGGCCATGTCAGCCTGCTGCGGCCCGAGCGGCCCTACAGCGTCCCTCGCGCGCTGGCCGCCGAGGAGCTGCCCGGCATCGTCGCCGACTTCCGCAAGGGGGCCCAGAACGCGCTGGCCGCCGGCTTCGACGGGGTCGAGATCCACGGCGCCAATGGCTACCTGCTGGACCAGTTCCTCCAGGACGGCAGCAACCGGCGCACCGATGGTTATGGCGGGTCGATCGAGAACCGCGCCCGCCTGATGCTGGAGGTGACGGACGCCGTCACCGCCGTCTGGGGTGCCGGCCGCGTCGGCATGCACCTGGCGCCGCGCGGCGATTCGCACGACATGGGCGACAGCGACCTCGCCGCCACCTTCGGCCATGTCGCGCGCGAGTTGGGCCGGCGCAAGCTGGCCTTCCTCTGCGCGCGCGAATCGGTGAAGGACCCGCGCCTCGGCCCCGCGCTGAAGGCGGCCTTCGGCGGCGCCTACATCGTCAACGAGGGCTTCACCCAGGAGAGCGGCGAGGCGGCCCTGGCGGCCGGCGAGGCCGATGCCGTCGCCTACGGCAAGCTCTTCATCGCCAACCCCGACCTGCCCCATCGCTTCGCGCTGCGGGCGCCGCTGAACGCGTGGAACGCGGCCACCTTCTATTCCGCGGGTGCCGAGGGCTACACGGACTATCCGCGGCTGGCCGAGGCGGCGGAATAG